Proteins encoded in a region of the Acidobacteriota bacterium genome:
- a CDS encoding addiction module protein, with amino-acid sequence MSTIADVEELALGLPVSERGKLANKLIASLPSPLVDDDENWVEQALRRDREMDENPETVMTEEQFFTSLREYVRK; translated from the coding sequence ATGTCAACGATCGCAGATGTAGAAGAACTTGCACTTGGGTTGCCCGTATCAGAACGCGGAAAGCTCGCAAATAAACTGATAGCATCGTTGCCATCGCCGCTTGTTGATGACGACGAAAACTGGGTCGAGCAAGCGCTGCGCCGCGACCGCGAAATGGATGAAAACCCTGAAACGGTTATGACCGAGGAGCAATTCTTCACGTCGCTTAGAGAATACGTTCGCAAATGA
- a CDS encoding type II toxin-antitoxin system RelE/ParE family toxin has product MRVVLSSAAERDVKRALDFYLNEAGAEVADDLIDQIQAKIERMKSNPESYRIIAKGLRCVDLDRFPYQIVYRIVSKTLIRVTTVRHHKQHPDFGLRR; this is encoded by the coding sequence ATGAGAGTTGTCCTTAGCTCTGCCGCTGAGCGGGACGTGAAGCGAGCACTCGACTTTTATCTGAACGAGGCAGGAGCCGAAGTTGCTGACGATCTTATCGACCAGATTCAGGCAAAGATCGAGCGCATGAAGTCGAATCCCGAGTCCTATCGCATTATCGCAAAAGGGCTTCGATGTGTAGATCTAGACCGATTTCCGTATCAGATCGTCTACAGGATCGTCAGCAAGACCCTCATCCGTGTGACCACGGTTCGGCATCACAAACAGCACCCCGACTTCGGTCTTCGGCGCTAA
- a CDS encoding 2-oxoacid:acceptor oxidoreductase subunit alpha, with protein MKINDFVVRFANVNGTGSASANALFTKAVFRMGVPVTPKNIFPSNIQGLPTWYEVRVSEKGYLGRREGVDLMVAVNPQSMKKDYADVLPGGYFVYDNTKPLSPEYAREDITHLGIPMTALCNAEYTDARQRQLFKNIVYVGALATLFDIDFSMLEGLIGEQFKGKEKLIEPNIRALNLGVNYVKENFEYPFSLRVEGRDLLGDKILYSGNSACAMGAVYAGATIAAWYPITPSTSVVDAFASYAAKYRVDAETGRNNYAIVQAEDELAAIGMVMGAMWNGARAFTATSGPGVSLMNEFLGLGYFAEVPTVLIDVQRTGPSTGMPTRTQQSDILLAAYASHGDTKHPLLFPASPKECFEMTADAFDLTERLQTPVIVMTDLDLGMNDHITEPLVWDDSRAYDRGKTLTGEQLDQIAAASALGSRASSLDAASTNGDAGGHHADLPGHDGSNETAGQPLEQFKGKFGRYLDIDDDGIPYRTIAGTNATRGAFVTRGSSRDEYGVYTEDGEAYKRNVDRLARKWDTAKELVPQPVFFSPGMRHESEPGAVVTGHPNGVIFFGTSIYAAEEAIEMLAADGIALDAMRPRAFPFGRAFQGIRRCSRTHLRHRTKPRRSIPQPDDDRTRHRCVEAHLRPKLRRHADHRG; from the coding sequence ATGAAAATAAATGATTTCGTAGTGAGGTTTGCTAACGTTAACGGCACCGGGTCGGCGTCGGCTAATGCCTTGTTTACGAAGGCGGTGTTTCGGATGGGCGTGCCGGTTACGCCGAAGAACATTTTCCCTTCGAACATTCAGGGCCTGCCGACGTGGTATGAGGTGCGCGTTTCGGAAAAGGGCTATCTCGGCCGGCGTGAGGGCGTTGACCTGATGGTGGCGGTCAATCCGCAGTCGATGAAGAAGGACTACGCGGACGTTCTGCCCGGCGGTTATTTTGTTTACGACAACACGAAGCCGCTTTCGCCCGAATATGCCCGCGAGGACATAACGCATCTCGGCATACCGATGACGGCGCTCTGCAATGCCGAATATACCGATGCCCGCCAGCGGCAGCTATTCAAAAACATCGTATATGTCGGTGCTCTCGCAACGCTTTTTGATATCGATTTTTCCATGCTTGAGGGATTGATCGGCGAACAATTCAAGGGCAAGGAAAAGCTGATCGAGCCAAACATTCGGGCACTGAATCTCGGAGTGAATTACGTCAAGGAGAACTTCGAGTATCCCTTCTCGCTCCGCGTCGAAGGCCGCGATCTGCTCGGCGACAAGATCCTTTATAGCGGCAATTCGGCTTGTGCCATGGGCGCAGTCTATGCCGGGGCGACGATCGCCGCTTGGTACCCGATAACGCCTTCGACCTCGGTCGTCGATGCCTTTGCGAGTTATGCGGCGAAGTACCGCGTCGATGCCGAAACGGGCCGCAACAACTATGCGATCGTCCAGGCCGAGGATGAACTCGCCGCGATCGGCATGGTGATGGGCGCGATGTGGAACGGCGCCCGAGCCTTTACGGCTACAAGCGGCCCGGGCGTCTCGCTGATGAACGAATTCCTCGGGCTCGGCTATTTTGCCGAGGTGCCGACCGTGTTGATCGATGTGCAGCGAACCGGGCCTTCGACCGGAATGCCGACGCGGACGCAGCAGTCTGACATTCTGCTCGCCGCCTATGCCTCGCACGGCGATACAAAGCACCCGCTGCTCTTCCCGGCATCGCCAAAGGAATGCTTTGAAATGACCGCAGATGCCTTTGACCTGACCGAGCGGCTGCAAACGCCGGTGATCGTAATGACCGACCTCGACCTCGGGATGAACGACCACATCACCGAGCCGCTCGTCTGGGACGATTCGCGAGCATACGACCGGGGCAAGACCCTGACCGGCGAACAGCTTGATCAGATCGCTGCGGCATCGGCCTTGGGTTCGCGAGCTTCCAGCCTTGACGCCGCCTCGACCAACGGCGACGCGGGCGGCCACCACGCCGACCTGCCCGGCCACGACGGCAGCAACGAAACGGCCGGACAGCCGCTCGAACAGTTCAAAGGCAAATTCGGCCGCTATCTTGATATCGACGACGATGGCATTCCGTATCGGACGATCGCCGGCACCAATGCAACCCGCGGTGCGTTCGTCACCCGCGGCTCGTCCCGCGACGAATACGGCGTTTACACCGAGGACGGCGAAGCCTACAAACGCAACGTCGACCGGCTTGCCCGCAAGTGGGATACGGCGAAAGAACTCGTGCCGCAGCCGGTATTCTTCAGCCCGGGAATGAGACACGAATCGGAACCCGGAGCGGTCGTTACCGGACACCCCAATGGCGTCATTTTCTTCGGAACTTCGATCTACGCCGCCGAAGAGGCGATCGAAATGCTTGCCGCTGACGGAATTGCGCTTGATGCAATGCGTCCGCGTGCATTCCCGTTCGGCAGAGCGTTTCAAGGAATTCGTCGATGCTCACGAACGCATCTTCGTCATCGAACAAAACCGCGACGCTCAATTCCGCAGCCTGATGATGATCGAACTCGGCATCGATGCGTCGAAGCTCATCTCCGTCCTAAACTACGACGGCATGCCGATCACCGCGGATAA